From Bos javanicus breed banteng chromosome 5, ARS-OSU_banteng_1.0, whole genome shotgun sequence, the proteins below share one genomic window:
- the KRT74 gene encoding keratin, type II cytoskeletal 74 isoform X3, translating to MSRQLHIKSGGDKGGFSGHSAVVLRKVGGSAASYRAPSKGAGAAFGSRSLYSLCRGDLCVPLKVAGSSVRTGGVRASSFAGSMFGSVVLGPVCPSMCPPGGIHQVTVNKSLLAPLNVELDPEIQKVRAQQREQIMALNNKFASFIDKVRFLEQQNQVLGTKWELLQQLDLNNCRKNLEPILEGYIGNLRKQLETLSGDRLRLDSELKGMRDLVEDYKKRYEVEINQRTAAENDFVVLKKDADAAYTVKVELQAKVDSLDKDIKFLKCLYDAEVAQIQTHTSETSVILSMDNNRYLDLDSIIAEVRAQYEDIALKSKAEAEALYQSKCANLETAIADAEQRGDSALKDARARLDELEAAMHQAKEELARMLREYQELMSLKLALDMEIATYSKLLEGEECWMSGENPSSVSISVISSSASSFGYHPGSSASTDLGASTMASTGTSSSSSTQSGQTRAKGARVGDPKDSQDKSTPVSSWARKAAR from the exons ATGAGCCGGCAACTGCATATCAAGTCTGGTGGTGACAAGGGGGGCTTCAGTGGGCACTCGGCGGTGGTGCTGAGGAAGGTTGGGGGCAGTGCGGCTTCTTACCGTGCACCCAGCAAAGGAGCTGGTGCTGCCTTTGGAAGCCGAAGCCTCTACAGTCTCTGTAGAGGGGATCTCTGTGTTCCCCTCAAGGTGGCTGGCAGCAGTGTTCGGACTGGAG GGGTCCGGGCCAGCAGCTTTGCCGGCAGCATGTTTGGCAGTGTGGTCCTGGGGCCTGTGTGCCCATCCATGTGCCCACCTGGGGGCATCCACCAGGTCACTGTCAACAAGAGCCTCCTGGCTCCCCTCAACGTGGAGCTGGACCCAGAGATCCAGAAGGTGCGCGCCCAGCAGCGGGAGCAGATCATGGCTCTGAACAACAAGTTTGCCTCCTTCATCGACAAG GTGAGGTTCCTGGAGCAGCAGAACCAGGTGCTGGGGACCAAGTGGGAGCTGCTGCAGCAACTGGACCTGAACAACTGTAGGAAAAACCTGGAGCCCATCCTCGAGGGCTACATTGGCAACCTGCGGAAGCAGCTGGAGACGCTATCTGGGGACCGGTTGAGGCTGGACTCGGAGCTGAAGGGCATGCGGGACCTGGTGGAGGACTACAAGAAGAG GTATGAGGTGGAAATTAATCAGCGCACAGCAGCTGAGAATGATTTTGTGGTGCTCAAGAAG GATGCAGATGCAGCCTACACAGTCAAGGTGGAGCTCCAGGCCAAAGTGGACTCTCTGGACAAAGATATCAAGTTCCTTAAGTGTCTGTATGATGCG GAGGTGGCCCAGATCCAGACTCACACCAGTGAGACCTCTGTCATCCTGTCCATGGACAACAACCGTTACCTGGACTTGGACAGCATCATTGCCGAGGTCCGAGCCCAGTATGAGGACATCGCCCTGAAGAGCAAGGCTGAGGCTGAGGCGCTGTACCAGAGCAAG tgtGCCAATCTGGAGACGGCCATCGCCGATGCCGAGCAGCGGGGAGACAGTGCCCTGAAGGATGCCagggccaggctggatgaattggAGGCTGCCATGCACCAGGCCAAGGAGGAGTTGGCCCGGATGCTGCGTGAATACCAGGAGCTCATGAGCCTGAAGCTGGCCTTGGACATGGAGATCGCCACCTATAGCAAGCTGCTGGAGGGCGAGGAGTGCTG GATGTCTGGGGAGAATCCCTCCTCTGTGAGCATTT CCGTCATCAGCAGCAGTGCAAGCAGCTTCGGCTACCACCCTGGATCCTCGGCCAGCACTGACCTTGGGGCCAGCACCATGGCCAGCACAGGGACCAGCAGCTCCAGCAGCACCCAAAGCGGGCAGACCAGGGCCAAAGGGGCACGAGTGGGAGACCCCAAGGACTCCCAAGACAAGAGCACCCCAGTCAGCAGCTGGGCAAGGAAAGCTGCCCGGTAA
- the KRT74 gene encoding keratin, type II cytoskeletal 74 isoform X1 — translation MSRQLHIKSGGDKGGFSGHSAVVLRKVGGSAASYRAPSKGAGAAFGSRSLYSLCRGDLCVPLKVAGSSVRTGGYNFRLGSGYGGVRASSFAGSMFGSVVLGPVCPSMCPPGGIHQVTVNKSLLAPLNVELDPEIQKVRAQQREQIMALNNKFASFIDKVRFLEQQNQVLGTKWELLQQLDLNNCRKNLEPILEGYIGNLRKQLETLSGDRLRLDSELKGMRDLVEDYKKRYEVEINQRTAAENDFVVLKKDADAAYTVKVELQAKVDSLDKDIKFLKCLYDAEVAQIQTHTSETSVILSMDNNRYLDLDSIIAEVRAQYEDIALKSKAEAEALYQSKIQELQLAAGRHGDDLKHTKNEMSELNRLIQRIRCEIANVKKQCANLETAIADAEQRGDSALKDARARLDELEAAMHQAKEELARMLREYQELMSLKLALDMEIATYSKLLEGEECWMSGENPSSVSISVISSSASSFGYHPGSSASTDLGASTMASTGTSSSSSTQSGQTRAKGARVGDPKDSQDKSTPVSSWARKAAR, via the exons ATGAGCCGGCAACTGCATATCAAGTCTGGTGGTGACAAGGGGGGCTTCAGTGGGCACTCGGCGGTGGTGCTGAGGAAGGTTGGGGGCAGTGCGGCTTCTTACCGTGCACCCAGCAAAGGAGCTGGTGCTGCCTTTGGAAGCCGAAGCCTCTACAGTCTCTGTAGAGGGGATCTCTGTGTTCCCCTCAAGGTGGCTGGCAGCAGTGTTCGGACTGGAGGTTACAACTTCAGGCTTGGCTCTGGGTATGGAGGGGTCCGGGCCAGCAGCTTTGCCGGCAGCATGTTTGGCAGTGTGGTCCTGGGGCCTGTGTGCCCATCCATGTGCCCACCTGGGGGCATCCACCAGGTCACTGTCAACAAGAGCCTCCTGGCTCCCCTCAACGTGGAGCTGGACCCAGAGATCCAGAAGGTGCGCGCCCAGCAGCGGGAGCAGATCATGGCTCTGAACAACAAGTTTGCCTCCTTCATCGACAAG GTGAGGTTCCTGGAGCAGCAGAACCAGGTGCTGGGGACCAAGTGGGAGCTGCTGCAGCAACTGGACCTGAACAACTGTAGGAAAAACCTGGAGCCCATCCTCGAGGGCTACATTGGCAACCTGCGGAAGCAGCTGGAGACGCTATCTGGGGACCGGTTGAGGCTGGACTCGGAGCTGAAGGGCATGCGGGACCTGGTGGAGGACTACAAGAAGAG GTATGAGGTGGAAATTAATCAGCGCACAGCAGCTGAGAATGATTTTGTGGTGCTCAAGAAG GATGCAGATGCAGCCTACACAGTCAAGGTGGAGCTCCAGGCCAAAGTGGACTCTCTGGACAAAGATATCAAGTTCCTTAAGTGTCTGTATGATGCG GAGGTGGCCCAGATCCAGACTCACACCAGTGAGACCTCTGTCATCCTGTCCATGGACAACAACCGTTACCTGGACTTGGACAGCATCATTGCCGAGGTCCGAGCCCAGTATGAGGACATCGCCCTGAAGAGCAAGGCTGAGGCTGAGGCGCTGTACCAGAGCAAG ATCCAGGAGCTGCAGCTGGCAGCTGGCCGGCACGGGGACGACCTGAAACACACCAAGAATGAGATGTCGGAACTGAACCGGCTCATCCAGAGGATCCGCTGTGAGATTGCAAATGTGAAGAAGCAG tgtGCCAATCTGGAGACGGCCATCGCCGATGCCGAGCAGCGGGGAGACAGTGCCCTGAAGGATGCCagggccaggctggatgaattggAGGCTGCCATGCACCAGGCCAAGGAGGAGTTGGCCCGGATGCTGCGTGAATACCAGGAGCTCATGAGCCTGAAGCTGGCCTTGGACATGGAGATCGCCACCTATAGCAAGCTGCTGGAGGGCGAGGAGTGCTG GATGTCTGGGGAGAATCCCTCCTCTGTGAGCATTT CCGTCATCAGCAGCAGTGCAAGCAGCTTCGGCTACCACCCTGGATCCTCGGCCAGCACTGACCTTGGGGCCAGCACCATGGCCAGCACAGGGACCAGCAGCTCCAGCAGCACCCAAAGCGGGCAGACCAGGGCCAAAGGGGCACGAGTGGGAGACCCCAAGGACTCCCAAGACAAGAGCACCCCAGTCAGCAGCTGGGCAAGGAAAGCTGCCCGGTAA
- the KRT71 gene encoding keratin, type II cytoskeletal 71 isoform X2 has protein sequence MTSCSQASQTHELSSQLASHEPQCQAHIKEGTCQSSLQPAELCGNLPSFLQHPSSISTRSMSRQFTCKSGAAAKGGFSGCSAVLSGGSTSSYRAGGKGLSGGFGSRSLYNLGGVRSISFNVASGSGKSGGYGFGRGRASGFAGSMFGSVALGPMCPTVCPPGGIHQVTVNESLLAPLNVELDPEIQKVRAQEREQIKALNNKFASFIDKVRFLEQQNQVLETKWELLQQLDLNNCKNNLEPILEGYISNLRKQLETLSGDRVRLDSELRSVRDVVEDYKKRYEEEINRRTAAENEFVLLKKDVDAAYANKVELQAKVDSMDQEIKFFKCLYEAEIAQIQSHISDMSVILSMDNNRDLNLDSIIDEVRAQYEDIALKSKAEAEALYQTKASNLETAIADAEQRGDNALKDARAKLDELEAALHQSKEELARMMREYQELMSLKLALDMEIATYRKLLESEECRMSGEFPSPVSISIISSTSGSGGYGFRPSSVSGGYVANSGSCISGVCSVRGGESRSRSSTTDYKDALGKGSSLSAPSKKASR, from the exons ATGACTTCTTGCTCGCAGGCAAGCCAAACCCATGAATTAAGCTCTCAACTGGCCAGCCACGAGCCCCAGTGCCAAGCGCATATAAAGGAGGGCACCTGCCAGTCCTCACTACAACCTGCAGAACTGTGTGGGAATTTGCCTTCGTTCCTCCAGCATCCAAGCTCCATCTCCACCAGAAGCATGAGCCGCCAATTCACCTGCAAGTCGGGAGCTGCTGCCAAGGGAGGCTTCAGCGGCTGCTCAGCTGTGCTCTCCGGAGGCAGCACGTCCTCCTAccgggcaggaggcaaagggctCAGCGGGGGCTTCGGAAGTCGGAGCCTTTACAACCTGGGCGGCGTCCGGAGCATCTCCTTCAACGTGGCCAGCGGCAGTGGAAAGAGTGGAGGTTATGGATTTGGCCGGGGCCGGGCCAGTGGTTTCGCTGGCAGCATGTTTGGCAGCGTGGCCCTGGGGCCCATGTGCCCAACTGTGTGCCCACCTGGAGGCATCCACCAGGTCACTGTCAATGAGAGCCTCCTGGCCCCCCTCAACGTGGAGCTGGACCCCGAGATCCAGAAAGTGCGTGCCCAGGAGCGGGAGCAGATCAAGGCTTTGAACAACAAGTTCGCCTCCTTCATCGACAAG GTGAGGTTCCTGGAGCAGCAGAACCAGGTGCTGGAGACCAAGTGGGAGCTGCTGCAGCAGCTGGACCTGAACAACTGTAAGAACAACCTGGAGCCCATCCTCGAGGGCTACATCAGCAACCTGCGGAAGCAGCTGGAGACACTGTCTGGGGACCGGGTGAGGCTGGACTCAGAGCTGAGGAGCGTACGGGACGTGGTGGAGGACTACAAGAAGAG GtatgaagaagaaatcaacagGCGGACAGCGGCAGAGAATGAGTTTGTGCTGCTCAAGAAG GATGTGGATGCAGCTTATGCCAATAAGGTGGAGTTGCAGGCCAAGGTGGACTCCATGGACCAGGAGATCAAGTTCTTCAAGTGTCTCTATGAAGCT GAGATTGCTCAGATCCAGTCCCACATCAGTGACATGTCTGTCATCCTGTCCATGGACAACAACCGTGACCTGAACCTGGACAGCATTATTGACGAGGTCCGCGCCCAGTATGAGGACATTGCCCTGAAGAGCAAGGCTGAGGCTGAGGCACTGTACCAGACCAAG GCTTCCAACTTGGAGACTGCCATCGCTGATGCCGAACAGAGGGGTGACAATGCTCTGAAGGATGCCAGGGCCAAGCTGGACGAGCTGGAGGCCGCCCTGCACCAGTCCAAGGAGGAGCTGGCCAGGATGATGCGTGAGTACCAGGAACTCATGAGCCTGAAGCTGGCCCTGGACATGGAGATCGCCACCTACCGCAAGCTGCTGGAGAGTGAGGAGTGCAG GATGTCAGGAGAATTTCCCTCCCCTGTCAGCATCT CCATCATCAGCAGCACCAGCGGCAGCGGCGGCTATGGCTTCCGGCCCAGCTCGGTCAGCGGAGGCTACGTGGCCAACAGCGGCAGCTGCATCTCTGGAGTGTGCAGTGTCCGTGGCGGGGAGAGCCGGAGCCGGAGCAGCACCACCGACTACAAGGATGCCTTGGGGAAGGGCTCCAGCCTGAGTGCCCCCTCCAAGAAAGCCAGTCGGTAG
- the KRT74 gene encoding keratin, type II cytoskeletal 74 isoform X2: protein MSRQLHIKSGGDKGGFSGHSAVVLRKVGGSAASYRAPSKGAGAAFGSRSLYSLCRGDLCVPLKVAGSSVRTGGVRASSFAGSMFGSVVLGPVCPSMCPPGGIHQVTVNKSLLAPLNVELDPEIQKVRAQQREQIMALNNKFASFIDKVRFLEQQNQVLGTKWELLQQLDLNNCRKNLEPILEGYIGNLRKQLETLSGDRLRLDSELKGMRDLVEDYKKRYEVEINQRTAAENDFVVLKKDADAAYTVKVELQAKVDSLDKDIKFLKCLYDAEVAQIQTHTSETSVILSMDNNRYLDLDSIIAEVRAQYEDIALKSKAEAEALYQSKIQELQLAAGRHGDDLKHTKNEMSELNRLIQRIRCEIANVKKQCANLETAIADAEQRGDSALKDARARLDELEAAMHQAKEELARMLREYQELMSLKLALDMEIATYSKLLEGEECWMSGENPSSVSISVISSSASSFGYHPGSSASTDLGASTMASTGTSSSSSTQSGQTRAKGARVGDPKDSQDKSTPVSSWARKAAR, encoded by the exons ATGAGCCGGCAACTGCATATCAAGTCTGGTGGTGACAAGGGGGGCTTCAGTGGGCACTCGGCGGTGGTGCTGAGGAAGGTTGGGGGCAGTGCGGCTTCTTACCGTGCACCCAGCAAAGGAGCTGGTGCTGCCTTTGGAAGCCGAAGCCTCTACAGTCTCTGTAGAGGGGATCTCTGTGTTCCCCTCAAGGTGGCTGGCAGCAGTGTTCGGACTGGAG GGGTCCGGGCCAGCAGCTTTGCCGGCAGCATGTTTGGCAGTGTGGTCCTGGGGCCTGTGTGCCCATCCATGTGCCCACCTGGGGGCATCCACCAGGTCACTGTCAACAAGAGCCTCCTGGCTCCCCTCAACGTGGAGCTGGACCCAGAGATCCAGAAGGTGCGCGCCCAGCAGCGGGAGCAGATCATGGCTCTGAACAACAAGTTTGCCTCCTTCATCGACAAG GTGAGGTTCCTGGAGCAGCAGAACCAGGTGCTGGGGACCAAGTGGGAGCTGCTGCAGCAACTGGACCTGAACAACTGTAGGAAAAACCTGGAGCCCATCCTCGAGGGCTACATTGGCAACCTGCGGAAGCAGCTGGAGACGCTATCTGGGGACCGGTTGAGGCTGGACTCGGAGCTGAAGGGCATGCGGGACCTGGTGGAGGACTACAAGAAGAG GTATGAGGTGGAAATTAATCAGCGCACAGCAGCTGAGAATGATTTTGTGGTGCTCAAGAAG GATGCAGATGCAGCCTACACAGTCAAGGTGGAGCTCCAGGCCAAAGTGGACTCTCTGGACAAAGATATCAAGTTCCTTAAGTGTCTGTATGATGCG GAGGTGGCCCAGATCCAGACTCACACCAGTGAGACCTCTGTCATCCTGTCCATGGACAACAACCGTTACCTGGACTTGGACAGCATCATTGCCGAGGTCCGAGCCCAGTATGAGGACATCGCCCTGAAGAGCAAGGCTGAGGCTGAGGCGCTGTACCAGAGCAAG ATCCAGGAGCTGCAGCTGGCAGCTGGCCGGCACGGGGACGACCTGAAACACACCAAGAATGAGATGTCGGAACTGAACCGGCTCATCCAGAGGATCCGCTGTGAGATTGCAAATGTGAAGAAGCAG tgtGCCAATCTGGAGACGGCCATCGCCGATGCCGAGCAGCGGGGAGACAGTGCCCTGAAGGATGCCagggccaggctggatgaattggAGGCTGCCATGCACCAGGCCAAGGAGGAGTTGGCCCGGATGCTGCGTGAATACCAGGAGCTCATGAGCCTGAAGCTGGCCTTGGACATGGAGATCGCCACCTATAGCAAGCTGCTGGAGGGCGAGGAGTGCTG GATGTCTGGGGAGAATCCCTCCTCTGTGAGCATTT CCGTCATCAGCAGCAGTGCAAGCAGCTTCGGCTACCACCCTGGATCCTCGGCCAGCACTGACCTTGGGGCCAGCACCATGGCCAGCACAGGGACCAGCAGCTCCAGCAGCACCCAAAGCGGGCAGACCAGGGCCAAAGGGGCACGAGTGGGAGACCCCAAGGACTCCCAAGACAAGAGCACCCCAGTCAGCAGCTGGGCAAGGAAAGCTGCCCGGTAA
- the KRT71 gene encoding keratin, type II cytoskeletal 71 isoform X1 has protein sequence MTSCSQASQTHELSSQLASHEPQCQAHIKEGTCQSSLQPAELCGNLPSFLQHPSSISTRSMSRQFTCKSGAAAKGGFSGCSAVLSGGSTSSYRAGGKGLSGGFGSRSLYNLGGVRSISFNVASGSGKSGGYGFGRGRASGFAGSMFGSVALGPMCPTVCPPGGIHQVTVNESLLAPLNVELDPEIQKVRAQEREQIKALNNKFASFIDKVRFLEQQNQVLETKWELLQQLDLNNCKNNLEPILEGYISNLRKQLETLSGDRVRLDSELRSVRDVVEDYKKRYEEEINRRTAAENEFVLLKKDVDAAYANKVELQAKVDSMDQEIKFFKCLYEAEIAQIQSHISDMSVILSMDNNRDLNLDSIIDEVRAQYEDIALKSKAEAEALYQTKFQELQLAAGRHGDDLKNTKNEISELTRLIQRIRSEIENVKKQASNLETAIADAEQRGDNALKDARAKLDELEAALHQSKEELARMMREYQELMSLKLALDMEIATYRKLLESEECRMSGEFPSPVSISIISSTSGSGGYGFRPSSVSGGYVANSGSCISGVCSVRGGESRSRSSTTDYKDALGKGSSLSAPSKKASR, from the exons ATGACTTCTTGCTCGCAGGCAAGCCAAACCCATGAATTAAGCTCTCAACTGGCCAGCCACGAGCCCCAGTGCCAAGCGCATATAAAGGAGGGCACCTGCCAGTCCTCACTACAACCTGCAGAACTGTGTGGGAATTTGCCTTCGTTCCTCCAGCATCCAAGCTCCATCTCCACCAGAAGCATGAGCCGCCAATTCACCTGCAAGTCGGGAGCTGCTGCCAAGGGAGGCTTCAGCGGCTGCTCAGCTGTGCTCTCCGGAGGCAGCACGTCCTCCTAccgggcaggaggcaaagggctCAGCGGGGGCTTCGGAAGTCGGAGCCTTTACAACCTGGGCGGCGTCCGGAGCATCTCCTTCAACGTGGCCAGCGGCAGTGGAAAGAGTGGAGGTTATGGATTTGGCCGGGGCCGGGCCAGTGGTTTCGCTGGCAGCATGTTTGGCAGCGTGGCCCTGGGGCCCATGTGCCCAACTGTGTGCCCACCTGGAGGCATCCACCAGGTCACTGTCAATGAGAGCCTCCTGGCCCCCCTCAACGTGGAGCTGGACCCCGAGATCCAGAAAGTGCGTGCCCAGGAGCGGGAGCAGATCAAGGCTTTGAACAACAAGTTCGCCTCCTTCATCGACAAG GTGAGGTTCCTGGAGCAGCAGAACCAGGTGCTGGAGACCAAGTGGGAGCTGCTGCAGCAGCTGGACCTGAACAACTGTAAGAACAACCTGGAGCCCATCCTCGAGGGCTACATCAGCAACCTGCGGAAGCAGCTGGAGACACTGTCTGGGGACCGGGTGAGGCTGGACTCAGAGCTGAGGAGCGTACGGGACGTGGTGGAGGACTACAAGAAGAG GtatgaagaagaaatcaacagGCGGACAGCGGCAGAGAATGAGTTTGTGCTGCTCAAGAAG GATGTGGATGCAGCTTATGCCAATAAGGTGGAGTTGCAGGCCAAGGTGGACTCCATGGACCAGGAGATCAAGTTCTTCAAGTGTCTCTATGAAGCT GAGATTGCTCAGATCCAGTCCCACATCAGTGACATGTCTGTCATCCTGTCCATGGACAACAACCGTGACCTGAACCTGGACAGCATTATTGACGAGGTCCGCGCCCAGTATGAGGACATTGCCCTGAAGAGCAAGGCTGAGGCTGAGGCACTGTACCAGACCAAG TTCCAGGAGTTGCAGCTGGCAGCCGGCCGGCATGGGGACGACCTCAAAAACACCAAGAACGAGATCTCAGAGCTCACCCGGCTCATCCAGAGAATCCGCTCAGAGATTGAGAATGTGAAGAAGCAG GCTTCCAACTTGGAGACTGCCATCGCTGATGCCGAACAGAGGGGTGACAATGCTCTGAAGGATGCCAGGGCCAAGCTGGACGAGCTGGAGGCCGCCCTGCACCAGTCCAAGGAGGAGCTGGCCAGGATGATGCGTGAGTACCAGGAACTCATGAGCCTGAAGCTGGCCCTGGACATGGAGATCGCCACCTACCGCAAGCTGCTGGAGAGTGAGGAGTGCAG GATGTCAGGAGAATTTCCCTCCCCTGTCAGCATCT CCATCATCAGCAGCACCAGCGGCAGCGGCGGCTATGGCTTCCGGCCCAGCTCGGTCAGCGGAGGCTACGTGGCCAACAGCGGCAGCTGCATCTCTGGAGTGTGCAGTGTCCGTGGCGGGGAGAGCCGGAGCCGGAGCAGCACCACCGACTACAAGGATGCCTTGGGGAAGGGCTCCAGCCTGAGTGCCCCCTCCAAGAAAGCCAGTCGGTAG